The proteins below are encoded in one region of Chrysemys picta bellii isolate R12L10 chromosome 4, ASM1138683v2, whole genome shotgun sequence:
- the RAB7B gene encoding ras-related protein Rab-7b isoform X2 — translation MPQSAPFMNSSKNVDLKIIIIGALGVGKTSLLHQFVHKTFHEDYRTTLGASILSKHIMVDNTPLKLQIWDTGGQERFRSMVSTFYKGSDGCMLAFDVTDLESFESLDDWREDFLEKIIPTEQGFPMVVLGNKIDLNERQVSKETASFWCKEKDIPYFEVSAKNDINVVQAFETLARQALSRYQEMLENYLTDSIKLTPDDQPKKKCC, via the exons ATGCCACAGTCA GCCCCCTTCATGAATTCCAGCAAGAACGTGGATTTGAAGATCATTATCATAGGCGCACTGGG GGTGGGGAAAACCTCCCTCCTGCACCAGTTTGTGCACAAGACATTCCATGAAGATTATCGGACTACTCTGGGAGCCAGTATCCTATCTAAGCACATCATGGTGGACAACACCCCCCTAAAACTGCAG ATCTGGGACACCGGGGGTCAGGAGCGGTTCCGGTCCATGGTGTCGACGTTCTATAAGGGCTCGGATGGCTGTATGCTGGCCTTCGACGTCACAGACCTGGAATCCTTCGAGTCCTTGGATGATTGGAGAGAGGACTTCCTGGAGAAGATAATCCCCACAGAGCAGGGCTTCCCCATGGTGGTGCTGGGAAATAAAATCGACTTAAATGAACGGCAG gtGTCCAAGGAGACAGCTTCATTCTGGTGCAAAGAAAAGGACATCCCGTATTTTGAAGTCAGTGCCAAGAACGATATCAACGTAGTGCAGGCCTTTGAGACGCTCGCAAGGCAGGCCCTGTCGAGA TACCAAGAGATGCTCGAGAACTATTTAACAGACTCCATCAAGCTCACTCCTGACGACCAGCCCAAGAAGAAATGCTGCTGA
- the RAB7B gene encoding ras-related protein Rab-7b isoform X3, translating to MNSSKNVDLKIIIIGALGVGKTSLLHQFVHKTFHEDYRTTLGASILSKHIMVDNTPLKLQIWDTGGQERFRSMVSTFYKGSDGCMLAFDVTDLESFESLDDWREDFLEKIIPTEQGFPMVVLGNKIDLNERQVSKETASFWCKEKDIPYFEVSAKNDINVVQAFETLARQALSRYQEMLENYLTDSIKLTPDDQPKKKCC from the exons ATGAATTCCAGCAAGAACGTGGATTTGAAGATCATTATCATAGGCGCACTGGG GGTGGGGAAAACCTCCCTCCTGCACCAGTTTGTGCACAAGACATTCCATGAAGATTATCGGACTACTCTGGGAGCCAGTATCCTATCTAAGCACATCATGGTGGACAACACCCCCCTAAAACTGCAG ATCTGGGACACCGGGGGTCAGGAGCGGTTCCGGTCCATGGTGTCGACGTTCTATAAGGGCTCGGATGGCTGTATGCTGGCCTTCGACGTCACAGACCTGGAATCCTTCGAGTCCTTGGATGATTGGAGAGAGGACTTCCTGGAGAAGATAATCCCCACAGAGCAGGGCTTCCCCATGGTGGTGCTGGGAAATAAAATCGACTTAAATGAACGGCAG gtGTCCAAGGAGACAGCTTCATTCTGGTGCAAAGAAAAGGACATCCCGTATTTTGAAGTCAGTGCCAAGAACGATATCAACGTAGTGCAGGCCTTTGAGACGCTCGCAAGGCAGGCCCTGTCGAGA TACCAAGAGATGCTCGAGAACTATTTAACAGACTCCATCAAGCTCACTCCTGACGACCAGCCCAAGAAGAAATGCTGCTGA
- the RAB7B gene encoding ras-related protein Rab-7b isoform X1 yields MMNHRTAPFMNSSKNVDLKIIIIGALGVGKTSLLHQFVHKTFHEDYRTTLGASILSKHIMVDNTPLKLQIWDTGGQERFRSMVSTFYKGSDGCMLAFDVTDLESFESLDDWREDFLEKIIPTEQGFPMVVLGNKIDLNERQVSKETASFWCKEKDIPYFEVSAKNDINVVQAFETLARQALSRYQEMLENYLTDSIKLTPDDQPKKKCC; encoded by the exons ATGATGAATCACCGCACG GCCCCCTTCATGAATTCCAGCAAGAACGTGGATTTGAAGATCATTATCATAGGCGCACTGGG GGTGGGGAAAACCTCCCTCCTGCACCAGTTTGTGCACAAGACATTCCATGAAGATTATCGGACTACTCTGGGAGCCAGTATCCTATCTAAGCACATCATGGTGGACAACACCCCCCTAAAACTGCAG ATCTGGGACACCGGGGGTCAGGAGCGGTTCCGGTCCATGGTGTCGACGTTCTATAAGGGCTCGGATGGCTGTATGCTGGCCTTCGACGTCACAGACCTGGAATCCTTCGAGTCCTTGGATGATTGGAGAGAGGACTTCCTGGAGAAGATAATCCCCACAGAGCAGGGCTTCCCCATGGTGGTGCTGGGAAATAAAATCGACTTAAATGAACGGCAG gtGTCCAAGGAGACAGCTTCATTCTGGTGCAAAGAAAAGGACATCCCGTATTTTGAAGTCAGTGCCAAGAACGATATCAACGTAGTGCAGGCCTTTGAGACGCTCGCAAGGCAGGCCCTGTCGAGA TACCAAGAGATGCTCGAGAACTATTTAACAGACTCCATCAAGCTCACTCCTGACGACCAGCCCAAGAAGAAATGCTGCTGA